A genomic stretch from Myripristis murdjan chromosome 12, fMyrMur1.1, whole genome shotgun sequence includes:
- the LOC115369326 gene encoding tripartite motif-containing protein 16-like, producing MAQQQQQRGIQRDKFRCSICLDLLKDPVAIPCGHSYCMGCIKDYWDEGEEQESHSCPQCRQTFSPRPMLVKNTMLAELVEELRKTELQAAAPDDLCHAGPGDVACDVCSDTKLKALKSCLVCLASYCEHHLQPHYDAAPLKKHKLVEATVQLRENVCSRHDEVMKIFCRTDQQCICYLCSMDEHKGHDTVSAAAEWAERKKELGVTRQKIQQRIHDRERDVKVLQQEVEAINLSADKAVEDSEQIFAEVISFIEKKGSDVKQQIRSQQEAEVSRAEKLQEELEKEIAELRRKDGELEQLSHTEERSQFLHRYPSLSCIREPADSASLNIRPLTYFEVVTAAVSEVRDKLQVVFSEEGSKILLTVTEVDVLLPQPEPTTRGKFLKYSCQVTLDSDTANIYLLLSKEDRKAQSMKNEQLLCSYYDRFSESRQVLSREGLNGRCYWEVKWKGREVTVAAAYEDISRSGDDSEFGYNDKSWALNCSSAGYTFRHNNEETSLLGRVSSRVGVYLDHRAGVLSFYSVSEYMTLLHRVHTIFTQPLHPGLGFSSEGAAAELCEL from the coding sequence AtggcgcagcagcagcagcagcgagggATTCAGAGGGACAAGTTCCGctgctccatctgtctggatctgctcAAGGATCCGGTGGCGATCCCCTGCGGCCACAGCTACTGCATGGGCTGCATTAAAGACTACTGGGATGAAGGGGAGGAACAGGAGAGCCACAGCTGCCCCCAGTGCCGACAGACCTTCTCACCGAGGCCCATGCTGGTGAAGAACACCATGCTGGCAGAGTTGGTGGAGGAACTGAGGAAGACGGAGCTGCAAGCCGCCGCTCCCGATGATCTGTGCCACGCCGGACCCGGAGACGTGGCCTGCGACGTCTGCTCCGACACGAagctgaaagccctcaagtcctgcctggtgtgtctggcctccTACTGCGAGcaccacctccagcctcactacgACGCGGCTCCGCTGAAGAAGcacaagctggtggaagccaCCGTGCAGCTTCGGGAGAACGTCTGCTCTCGTCACGACGAGGTGATGAAGATCTTCTGCCGCACCGACCAGCAGTGCATCTGctatctctgctccatggacGAACACAAAGGCCACGACACGGTCTCGGCCGCAGCAGAGTGGGCCGAGAGGAAGAAGGAGCTCGGGGTGACTCGGCagaaaatccagcagagaatccatgacagagagagagacgtgaaGGTGCtccagcaggaggtggaggccatcaatCTCTCTGCTGACAAAGCGGTGGAGGACAGCGAGCAGATCTTCGCAGAGGTGATCAGTTTCATCGAGAAAAAAGGCTccgatgtgaagcagcagatcagatcgcAGCAGGAGGCCgaagtgagtcgggctgaaAAACttcaggaggagctggagaaggagatcgctgagctgaggaggaaagacggcgagctggagcagctctcgcACACAGAGGAGCGCAGCCAATTTCTGCACAGATACCCCTCGCTGTCGTGCATCAGGGAGCCTGCAGATTCAGCCAGCCTCAATATCCGACCTCTGACCTACTTTGAGGTTGTGACCGCGGCCGTGTCTGAAGTGAGAGATAAATTACAGGTCGTTTTCAGCGAGGAAGGGTCCAAGATCCTGCTCACGGTGACCGAAGTGGATGTTTTACTGCCGCAGCCAGAGCCTACGACCCGAGGGAAATTCTTAAAATATTCATGTCAAGTCACACTGGATTCTGACACAGCAAACATATATCTGCTATTATCtaaggaagacagaaaagcaCAATCAATGAAAAACGAACAGTTGTTGTGTAGTTATTACGATCGATTCAGTGAAAGCCGGCAGGTGCTGAGCAGAGAGGGTCTGAAcggacgttgttactgggaggtgaagTGGAAAGGGCGAGAAGTAACCGTAGCAGCGGCGTATGAAGATATTAGCAGATCAGGCGATGACAGTGAATTCGGATACAACGACAAGTCCTGGGCTCTGAATTGTTCCAGCGCCGGTTACACATTCAGGCATAACAATGAGGAGACGTCCCTCCTGGGCCGCGTGTCCTCCAGAGTCGGGGTGTACCTGGACCACAGAGCGGGCGTCCTGTCTTTCTACAGCGTCTCAGAATACATGACTCTGCTCCACCGAGTCCACACCATATTCACCCAGCCGCTCCATCCTGGACTGGGATTTTCCTCTGAGGGAGCCGCTGCTGAGCTGTGTGAGCTCTAA